The nucleotide sequence atttcctggaagtcttgcaagcaaacgatcttaacgagatcgacaatggaagcagaattaacagcattagacacttctggtgttgaagcaggatggcttcgagatcttttgatggacttgccattggttgataaaccgcttccagctatccttatgaactgtgataatcaaactgtcaTCATCAAGGTGAAGAggtcaaaggacaacatgaagtccaacaaacacataagaatgagattaaaagctgtcagaaaattaagaaactccagggtgatagcgttggactatgtccatacggctaagaatctggcagatccctttacgaaagggctatcgcgtgtagtgatagatagtgcatcgagggagatgggtatgagacccacatgagttgccatggtggtaacccaacctatgtgatcagagatcccgtgaagtaggacctgggaaaacaagccagtggtgaactgaggagagtaactttactaacccactccgttggagatgcaatactctcggaaactatatggaaggatgactactgtcttaatgtgttccaaggcttatatgtataagcaagatgctatcctacagagcgatctttggaggaacacacctatgtgagctcGACTGCTAGtcatagtctatgagattggggtgatctctagtaagctcatgaataggccaggagtgtgacttatatgctccacccgaggggtcagcctttggcagcccagtactagtaagacatgtggtgaaacttctttacacCAAACTgtcaattcaaggcatagtccattgttcagttgtgaaggagtgtagatacttgctctaggtgaagctcaaccttaacaggtcttcactgaaacactagtatatcaaaacagcgtttggaacaaaggacaaagtggGCCCCTGAGATCTAGTGGGGAttgttgaaatgtgagatgggcctagagcccatatgacaatttcagatttgatctctaagggcccatgtaggtggcatgacaaggtggtgggaagtttagtcccaccatgctagtggaaggaaagttggagcggtttataagggtggctcttctacatgctattggagcttgagaagagaagaggcccttgtgcactcctcctccgccgcccgccttgccACGCCACACCTCGCCTTGTCACGACGCGCCGctggttgcgggaatgagccgagccgagctcacacctatgcgtttatttttgccagtcactaacggagaggttctgacagcagggccacgatctgagacgtcggatcgtgggctgtcacggactcggacgtgggtcaagcccacgtctctccatgcggttgcgtctatataagtgtgttgtgtcccctaaccctagccgccacgattagatcacatctgctccacgcgaaccgcccaccgtcgtccctttgctgctgctgccgccggtgactccatcccgtccgccgcatacacggtcgacgggagagcaggtctccgaaactccgtctctctggttcctgtacgggagagagacgaataggtttttgggaagcgactacgcgactgctcgcctccgatccactacttcctctacgttcgcGTCGTctccgtcatcaccatgtccagcgaCGCCGAATGCGCCGCCGCCGAGaagaccgaggccgacaagaaggccaccgaggacgcttctgctgctgctgccaccgcgGCAACggcttctgcatggcctactggagggtataccgTGTTTATCCCTCTCCTGATAATTTCTGTATTAGCAGTGCTAGCatcatgtgtagatttgtctactattTGTGTAGTACGTGCTTGTTTAGATCAGTACCAGTATGTTGTtagttctgtcaatgccatgctagttatctacttatggattaaattagtcgaaaaattGCCTATTTTCTTAGCACAACCCTTGTTCTGTCAGACACCCATACATTTTCCTCCTATCTTGAGGACTCCCGGCCACCTTTGACTGGGGTTGCAGAGCTGTTTGAGGCACGTCATGTGTGTTCTTTAGTGGTGGTGATGCTTGTGGTAGCTACTAAGGTGGTCGTTAAGCCTGGCAAGGCACAGATGAGGGGGGTCCATGAAGGGGAATACAACCACTTCTTTCTTGTCCACCTTCATTCCCAACAAGATGTGTGATTTGATAAGGGCTTCAAGAAGGTGCGCCTAAACACTGTTGCAAAGATGATGTTAGGTTTTTATGGCACATATGTGACCTCAACACAGGTGTACAACCATCTTAAGAAGTGAAGGGTGAAATGGATCTAAGTGTCCAACCTTAGATATCTTAGCAATGCACAATGGGATCAAGATGCCTTCAATATTCTGTTGGAAGCTAAGCACTACCAAAGACACATCTCGGTTATCTAACCTAGCCTTGTTTCACTTGATTTAACATGCTAGTCAAAACTAACAACTTGTCTTTCTTTCTTGGGATCATCCCAAGGACGTTGAGTATCTCAACATGCCCATCCAGAATTATTCTCAGAGGCAGACCATCTTCTCCTAGCTAGGGTATGGCTACTTGCAAGCATGCCATTTTCTCTGCAGGTAGCCTCGTAGCCTCCTCTATCCCATGCGGTCCAATAATAGGATATATGCATAGGTATGGTGTCCTATTTTTGCCGGTTGTGGTCTTTCATCTTGtacttttttattttgttttttaccGGAGATGTTATTCGCACtttgaggctggtcatagtgggagtaacctAGCTAGTAACATAGTGCTCTTCGAGAAAAttctgcttatgtggcaagtaattaatgagaggtggtaacataatatgttactgtaatatagcgctttccaagacaagatgagtctatgaGCTAGTAAAtgaagtcatctatgatactactattatgttactttgcattatgaaagtagtaacttagactagtgtcatatgcatgacactagtctaagttactccccactatgaccagcctgataCTTGGTTTGTTCTAAtaaatggttgtgtgcatcgctTGACACAGAAGTCAAGGGTAGTCCTTCTTTTCGAAAAAAAACTCCTCCATCACTAGCCATCTTGTTCTCGACCTAAGTCTTAGAAACACGACAAGCAATACATCCATATGTTGCTTAATTTGCTTTATAGTTCTTCTTTCAGGGCATTGTTTATCatgcatatgcaaggaagaaagtAGTAGTACTTCTACTTTGAAAACGACGAAAGAAACTCCATATTCATCAAAAGATAAATCGGAGAGGGCTTGGCTTTACTACCACGGCCGTACGTGCTGGTGTTCGGGCGACTCGGCAACAACATATAGAAATACTGTTGGATTAGCTGAGCATGATTTTTATATCTCAAAATGAAATATGTTTTGACATGTTTTAAGAGAATGCTTGGCTAGTGTTCCAACAATCCATTAGAACATGACTAGTGTGACCCAGTTAATGAACATTATTTGTTGACTTCAAACCGTACATACAAACAagcaaatcatgtggtgacatgaaaacCTCAGGGTGATACCAAGTAAAGTacaagtagtagtagtaatttAGCAATGTGCGTGTTTCACACTGGTATTATTGCAGGCACATCAGATAGCTCCTCTGCCAACTATACAGACAGGGTACTTGCTATCTCAACACCCACACACAAATTTACATACTTCCATCACACTCTACACTCCCAAGGCACCATTTCACAAACCAAACTACACACCAGCTGCTTCTGTCTCTCATCTGGCACCCTTTCAGTTCATCGCGTCAATCAAGCACAAGTTTTCCCATCTTACAAGATGCCGTCACGCAACAAAAGGATCATGTGCCAGGCAGCATTTTTATTGCAAAACCTATACAATACCGGTGTCGCAGTGGGCGTGCCGTCACCGCCATCGCCATGCAGGAGGTGTGCCCGCTCTGAAGTCACTGGCCACGGGCGATCCCGGCTTCGGAGAAGGCGGCGACGAGCTTCGGCAGTAGCTTGCCGAGCATGATCTTGAATCCGGTCGAGCAGCTCTTGCAGCCATCATCTGATATGTACGTGCTGTCGCCAGCATGACCGACGAGATCGCCGCCGAGGTATGCGTTGCAGGCTCCCAGGATGTGCGGCGCGAGGCGAGTGAAGTGCTCCTTGACGAAATTTTCAAAATGCTGGATGGAGATAGGAGGGGAGAGACCCATCAATAATATTCATTACACATATTACTTCTTAATGCTGAAAGGTGCAGCAGAAGTTATTTAATACTGTATGTAGGTTGGTTAGGGGATGCATCTGAGATACAGTGATCTTGGTTTACGTTCTACTCAAAACTCATAGCTACCAAAATTCAGTTAAGCCCTATCAGTTTTGTCAGAGTAAGTGTATGGGATATTCAGGTCATTCGTTAAGTGCAGAATTTAAAGAGTTGGCGACTTACCTTTGGTGGTTTGTGCAAAATGTACATCATGGACTTGCAAGACAGCAAGAAAGCATTCTCGTTGTACGTGATGGAGTTCTTCTCCCCGTCAGCTTTCCCCACAAATTTGTCGTAGCCCGCCTCATTGAAGTAAGGCTTCTCGTTGAGAACAAGAGCCTGAAGGGATAGCAGCAGTTGAAGAATAGTCGAACCCTCCGGATTCCACACCTCATTACCAGTCCCTGCCCATGTCTTGAGAAGGCTTAGACATACTTTGCCGGTTTCGTACAAGTTTGGGTTGAGGCGGAGGCCTCCGGAGTGATAGTGAACAGACTGGAAAAAGAAAGTTACTGTTCAGCGGCTAGACGATCTCAGCTGTGAGGTACACACACGAGCAATAGAAAAGAAAACACTTACAGGTGGTTCATGAGGATAATCCGGCGGGAAGAAAATATCAAAGAAAAATAAATTATCATGATAAGGCGTTCCAGCTGCCCCAACAATGCAAGCTCTGAGAAGGTCCATCCTTTCCTCATAAACTCTAACATGGATATCATCTGCATGGAAGCAAAGAACACCATGTAAGACATGTACCAGAAAATATGTTTCATGTTTTCATCTTGCTACCAAATCTAATTAGAATGGTTTTCTGTTTTACTAGGTAATGTCCCTGCAGACAAgtgattgaagccaaagctaataTTACAGGGATTTATTGAATGTAAAAAAGCCCAATATACACTAAATTTGTTCAAGATGTTTTTTTTATTCATAAAGTGAACAACTCAAATTTTGTGTGAGTTTCCACTTACTAACGTTTGCATAATTCTAGATTTAATTTTGACAGCTCGTTAGTTTTATCAGAGAAGGGAAGAACACTGACAACTCACAAGAGTACGCATGTTCTGTTCACACATTCAATTTTTCATCTTTGACAGTTTAACTAGCTTGATCAACTTCTCATACTCGAAATATATAATCGACAAGATAACATACACATGACAAGCTCGACCTTTTTCACTTCAATCATCTCGTAAAGATGTGAAACAATGATTTTTTCGAGAAAGGAACCTTAACATGCTATGCTGTCCTGTGGAGCGTAGAACATTTTAACTTATTTCTAACCACAAAACAATTATATAAGCTTGCATCATGATAGATTCGCATCTACATCGCTATATGTACTATTAAAGTAGTTATGATATATATGAAACCATGTTATAGTAGACTAAAAAATAATGCCAAGTTATAATAAATATAAACAGAtgctaaaattctatatgcaatgAGCCAGTGAAAAGATTCAATTTCATGAAGGACTTGCAATGGACAATAAAGAACAAGAAAAACCGACCTGGTAAATCATTTTGTAAGATTGTCCATTCCTGTTGTATCTTCTTCAACCAACCTCTTTTAACCTAAAATATCAGGAATTAAAGATTATAACAAATAATTTGAACATGCTACAGTAGCTACTACAGCTCTAAAATAGAGGAACAAAGTTGAATTACGTGTAAAGTATTACATTTTCATGGCCACGTTCCTTCACAAAATGATGATCAGAACAGTCCACCACAACATCAAATATTTTTACGTCATTTTCTGAAGGTAACTGTGGCTTCTCGGTCTGCATCACCAACTCCACAACGGAAAATTCTTCTGCAGACGAATGTAGATCTGCTGACTTCACAATTTGATACAGAGGAACTGCAGTAATCTGAAACAACAACTTGACCTTAGAGTTATGAAAATTAAACATAAATTATTTGGCAAGGTATAAAACTTACTGAGCTAGATGATGTAGAATCATGAGCACCAAAGAAACTAGAAGCCACATTCGTCAGAAAATTAAAAGCTGTTTTGGAGAAGTAGAAAGCATTGCGCAATGAACCAGTGCAGTCTTCACCAGACTCTTCCAGGGCATTCTGGGTGAAAACATCAAGTTGTTGCTTAAATTTCAATGCATGTAACCAACAAATGGTACAGTGGAAGATGCAAACCCAATCTAACCTTAGTACTCTCATGGCGAATTGTTTCCTGCTCAGCCTCGTCGTCGACAAAAGTATGCACCTCATTCACAGATCCTAGTGAATTATCTAGAAGTCTTTCTAATCCAATTATTTCAAAATGCTGCGCCTGAAATTGATACAAGGGAAAAAGATATGTTACCAATAGTCTGGACAGACCATGTATCTAGAAAAGATGGGTGAAAAGGGAGATAAAACACAACaaaacaaaaaaggaagaaaaccAACTCAAAGATAAGCTTACCTTGGATATCACACCACTAGCCCATTGTACTTCAATTCCATCATCCTTATACCCAAGAACATTGCCAATGCATGACAAGAAGCCGGAGGAGGTATCTAAACTTTTCCTGCTAACTGTCATGGTCCCATTGGTGAGATCTGCTTCAGACTTGTCGATGTTCAGAGCTGATCTGATAACGACTTCCCCAGTGCAAAAAGAGAAATCCGGGTGCTCTACTAGCTCATAAGCACTCACTGTCTCCTCAGTGGAGTCACTTCCATATCTGACAATGTCATCATCCACTGGAACAATCCATTTTACGTTTGCAGTCCGCTCAAGTGCATCCACATTTCTCACTATCCCAATCCGCTGACGTTCGGCAGCTTCCTCTACTGCCAGTTTCTCCAGGACAAATTGCCCTGGCCAAAAATCATGATCACCGGGGGTGCTAACAGGAGCCAAGATATAAGGTTCTAGCCCAAGAGATGTGCTTCCATTTTGCCATAGAACGTCAAAAGTGCTCTTTGTCTTAGCAACAACATAAGTTTGAGAATATCGAGAAAACTTACGGTCTTCACTTGGGAGACTTCCATCATGACCAGCAGAGAGAGTGCACCAATCACCCAACTGCCAGTTAGCATAAGGGAAGCATGACAGCAAAGTGAGATTCTTTGAGTCCTGAAAGTTTGGTGGACTTGATGATCGGTCACCCCAAACATTTGCCACCGAGGTTATCCAGTTCACATGCACCAGCCCCACATCAACATGAGACACAACACCTTCATCTCGGCTGGCCCTCCACGATCCAGAAAACCATGTTCCTGACTTGGACACGGAGGGATGAACAATCCTCACGCGTTGACTTGGATAATAAAAATAAGGTGCATCTTCAAAAAGGATTGGAGGAATGGGCTTCAGTACCTCAGAGTCCCTTAACAGCATTTCACACTTTGCCCCATCACTGAACACAACGGTGACCAGGTCAAATGCCCTGATCACCCGCCCAATCCATGGTCCCATAACCACGCAGTCACCAGAGACAAAGGATCTCACTCTTGAAAGCTGCTTGCTGTTGACATCTTCTATTATATCACCAGAGTATGTCTCCAAGTCCACAAACATTTCAACCCCAACAACGCGGCCCAACTGACCTGAGGGGTCAGACACAGGGCAGACTATGTCCCCATGAAGAAACCCTCTTTCAAAAGTAAGGAAATCATCAATCTTGCCGATGCTTTCGTCCAAGCTTGATAAGATGCTCTGCGCATGGTCCGTAAATTCACATTCTTCTTGGTCCTCACTGTCACTCGTTCCACTGTAtgactcactgtctgaatcaattaCAAACAGATCCATGTCTGCAAGCCCTGCAACACCACATTTTGTCATTTTGTGTGATATGAAACAACCAATTGTGTTAATAAATATAAGATTGATTTTTTTCCCACCTCTTTGTAACAAGCTTGTTCTGTGATGATATGATAAACTCAGGAACAGCCTTTGAACAGCGGTCAGCACACTTTAGTACTAATGCCAAAGGATCCCTGATACAGTAACAGTAACCGCCAAAGGAGATTTGCCCAGATAGCAAATAAGAAACAGTAAGATTTAGTGTCAAAGGAGATTCGCCCTGATAGGAGTGAAGCTAAACCTACTGCCAAAGGAGAAGTGCCAAGATAGCAGTTGATAGCTAAAGCTAATGTCAAAGGATATTTGTCCAGGGAGCAATCGGAAGCAAAAGCATATGTAAGGAAGGAGATCAGAAGAACTAGGTAGATTTGCCAAAGGAGATTTGCCGAACTATAGGTACTATAGGTAGGTTTTGCCAAAAGGAGATTTGCCCCGAACTATCGGTAGGTTTGCCAAAGGAGATTTGCCCCAAAGAACATACAGAACAGTCACTGTCTGAAATGTTCAGTGCTAAGGGAGCTTCCAGAAGAACTACAGAACAGCCACTGTCTGAAATGTTCAGCGCCAAAGGAGATTTGCCCTAAAACTAGCTTATCACAGGAAATGATTTCCAGTGGAAAGTCCAACTGAATGTGTTTGCTTTCGATGATCACCAGACATGAGAAGTCATCAGAGAATATGCTACCACCCAATGACCAATATTCGTCACGAGAGCAACCAACGACTGTTCAGATTAGCTGATCCTGCAAACCATATCAGAAGAATGTTAATCCAACTGTTTATCTTCTTAATAGAACAACACGATTCAAGTTGAGAAATAGACTGATGCATAATCTCAATAAACACGTAATCCAATTACTTAATTAAAAGCCATGCTGAAAAGAAACTGCAGGGATCAGGGTCGTTTTATTTGTTAGCAACATTCTAGCATATAATGGTAGAGACGTTTATGATATCTAAAATGTAAATCGAGTTGCATGCTTTCCAAAGATTCGCCGCATTCGCCAGTGCTAATAATCATGCAAAGTCTTATTCATATACACTCTAGATAGTAGAAACAGCTAACAAATGGTTTATTCAAAAATAAGATGTCCAAGAAACTCTAAACCCCAAAGGAGGATGTCAATTGGACCCAAAACGAGAAGAATCTGTGCGGGTGGATCCAAAAAAACATATACAAGGCGTGAGAGTTAGTTTGTGTCACAAGGATCAATCCCACAGTGGACAAGAACTAAAATCTGTTCAAAATGGTGCGTTTATCTTTAATCCCACTTGCATGTAGTACATAGGTAAAAAAATAGACAAATAAACTGGTAAAAGTTTGTTCACCAATAGATGTTAGGATGCCTTGAAATGACCGAATAGGCAGGGCCTAAATCAAAACTGACAAAAATGGAACACTTGAAAGTTCATGCTAAAAAGTAACTGAATAAATCCAGATCGGAGTATCAAAACTATGTATTAAAGTATGTACTCAACAACGTGACTGGCTATAATCAGTCTGATCTGAGGAACCTAGTTCTTAGCTAGCAAACACTGGGTCTTTATTTCGACACGGAAGTTTTGGATCTTGTCATAGTAACAACAACAAAGATGACAAACCGCGCATAGTTCAGCATCATAGTCGATCCGAAAACAGCTAAAAAGACAACCCACCTATGGACAAGCCTGCCTAACAAATCAGAACAAAACAACACCTTCCGTGCTCATTATGATCTCCTAAAACCGGCAAACAAAAAGCAACAAACTAAAACCTCGCACGCCATACCACCTCACCCGAAAACGGCAAAATATCATACACTCCAACAATTCTTGCGCCGGCCATAAAAACCCAGATGTTTCACTACAAACTGTAAAAAGCTAACGACATAACACCTGAGCCACCACCCAGTTTTACTAGTTGGAGACGCCTTCGCCTTCGCCTTCGCCTTCGCCACGAATAGGCCGCCGGAGCTTTGTTCAGCGCTGGAGCTACTGCTGTGCTCGGCCAGAGCCTCCTGCTTATGCCCAATCGATCTGGGCTGACCCAAGCTAACAATATTGTTTGATTACACATAGTCAAGACTGAAGACAGGGACACTTGTTGTTGGGGGATTCAGAATAATTGGAGGAAGACGGATCGAAATGGCATCTTGAAGCATATTCCTGGTTCCGAGGAATCGGGCTGGCGTAGTGATGGCCATGTTTTTTGGATCGGCATGCATCGTTTTGACTAAATTTCGCCCTGCAGCTGCAGGCATGACACTGACGCTGCGAGTTTAATACTGTACTAGGAAATCGGGCGTTGAGTGCACGCATCCTCGTTATAAACAAGCACATGGGTGCAGCGAAAGGAAGGGGGCGGGTGTGAGGGTCCGGCCGCCGGCCCggaaggcggggcggcggcggcggcgcctctgCGGCAATGCGAAATGAACAGGAAAAGGCGAGGTAAAACGGCAGATTGGCAGTACCTGTGCCAAGCCCAGCCCGCCGCCATGGCGGCTCGGTCACCGAAGAAGAGGGAGCAGGCCTCCCCTCCCCCCGCGCCTCAGTCCATCCCCGGGCCCGTCGACCATGGCCGGCAAGCCCGCGCCCCCTCCACCCCCCTCCAAGAAACGACCAGCGCagccgccgcccgctcctcctcctcctcctcggaccAAATCTCAGGCacggcccggcggcggcggcgggaggaggagagaCCGGGAgacgcagagagagagaggggacggTGGGCTTCCTTCCTTGCTGGgtgctctgctgctgctgctgctcgtgaATGGTGATGGATGGTGGCGCTGGCTGGCGGGGCAATTTCTACGGTGCGCAAGGCCTCGCCTTTTCCGATTCTTTTGATTTGTTTAATCGTGGTGCGCGCGCCTAAACTAAATCGAAATCCTCCTAAATTCCCCTTGCGCTAATGGGATTCCTCCCTGTCCGTCGCTTTATCCTTTCTTTCCCCCGAGAATTCTCCCTCTCTCGGTGCCTGCCGGGAAACCAGAGTCTTGCACTCTGCT is from Triticum aestivum cultivar Chinese Spring chromosome 1B, IWGSC CS RefSeq v2.1, whole genome shotgun sequence and encodes:
- the LOC123145168 gene encoding probable ubiquitin-conjugating enzyme E2 24 isoform X2 encodes the protein MDLFVIDSDSESYSGTSDSEDQEECEFTDHAQSILSSLDESIGKIDDFLTFERGFLHGDIVCPVSDPSGQLGRVVGVEMFVDLETYSGDIIEDVNSKQLSRVRSFVSGDCVVMGPWIGRVIRAFDLVTVVFSDGAKCEMLLRDSEVLKPIPPILFEDAPYFYYPSQRVRIVHPSVSKSGTWFSGSWRASRDEGVVSHVDVGLVHVNWITSVANVWGDRSSSPPNFQDSKNLTLLSCFPYANWQLGDWCTLSAGHDGSLPSEDRKFSRYSQTYVVAKTKSTFDVLWQNGSTSLGLEPYILAPVSTPGDHDFWPGQFVLEKLAVEEAAERQRIGIVRNVDALERTANVKWIVPVDDDIVRYGSDSTEETVSAYELVEHPDFSFCTGEVVIRSALNIDKSEADLTNGTMTVSRKSLDTSSGFLSCIGNVLGYKDDGIEVQWASGVISKAQHFEIIGLERLLDNSLGSVNEVHTFVDDEAEQETIRHESTKNALEESGEDCTGSLRNAFYFSKTAFNFLTNVASSFFGAHDSTSSSSITAVPLYQIVKSADLHSSAEEFSVVELVMQTEKPQLPSENDVKIFDVVVDCSDHHFVKERGHENVKRGWLKKIQQEWTILQNDLPDDIHVRVYEERMDLLRACIVGAAGTPYHDNLFFFDIFFPPDYPHEPPSVHYHSGGLRLNPNLYETGKVCLSLLKTWAGTGNEVWNPEGSTILQLLLSLQALVLNEKPYFNEAGYDKFVGKADGEKNSITYNENAFLLSCKSMMYILHKPPKHFENFVKEHFTRLAPHILGACNAYLGGDLVGHAGDSTYISDDGCKSCSTGFKIMLGKLLPKLVAAFSEAGIARGQ
- the LOC123145168 gene encoding probable ubiquitin-conjugating enzyme E2 24 isoform X1 yields the protein MTKCGVAGLADMDLFVIDSDSESYSGTSDSEDQEECEFTDHAQSILSSLDESIGKIDDFLTFERGFLHGDIVCPVSDPSGQLGRVVGVEMFVDLETYSGDIIEDVNSKQLSRVRSFVSGDCVVMGPWIGRVIRAFDLVTVVFSDGAKCEMLLRDSEVLKPIPPILFEDAPYFYYPSQRVRIVHPSVSKSGTWFSGSWRASRDEGVVSHVDVGLVHVNWITSVANVWGDRSSSPPNFQDSKNLTLLSCFPYANWQLGDWCTLSAGHDGSLPSEDRKFSRYSQTYVVAKTKSTFDVLWQNGSTSLGLEPYILAPVSTPGDHDFWPGQFVLEKLAVEEAAERQRIGIVRNVDALERTANVKWIVPVDDDIVRYGSDSTEETVSAYELVEHPDFSFCTGEVVIRSALNIDKSEADLTNGTMTVSRKSLDTSSGFLSCIGNVLGYKDDGIEVQWASGVISKAQHFEIIGLERLLDNSLGSVNEVHTFVDDEAEQETIRHESTKNALEESGEDCTGSLRNAFYFSKTAFNFLTNVASSFFGAHDSTSSSSITAVPLYQIVKSADLHSSAEEFSVVELVMQTEKPQLPSENDVKIFDVVVDCSDHHFVKERGHENVKRGWLKKIQQEWTILQNDLPDDIHVRVYEERMDLLRACIVGAAGTPYHDNLFFFDIFFPPDYPHEPPSVHYHSGGLRLNPNLYETGKVCLSLLKTWAGTGNEVWNPEGSTILQLLLSLQALVLNEKPYFNEAGYDKFVGKADGEKNSITYNENAFLLSCKSMMYILHKPPKHFENFVKEHFTRLAPHILGACNAYLGGDLVGHAGDSTYISDDGCKSCSTGFKIMLGKLLPKLVAAFSEAGIARGQ